One genomic window of Deltaproteobacteria bacterium HGW-Deltaproteobacteria-6 includes the following:
- a CDS encoding diaminopimelate aminotransferase (catalyzes the transamination of diaminopimelate with 2-oxoglutarate to produce tetrahydrodipicolinate and glutamate) gives MIDEKSFEKISRRIDSYRDDMIELQKSLTAVPAVGPVNGGDGEMMKARMLKNRLEAFGFTNFHHYDAPDDSVSGGLRPNFFTSIEGNNKSSRIWIITHLDIVPPGELKLWSADPYTAYVKDNHIYGRGTEDNQQDMVASIFAAKALLDEGIIPSSSINLFFVADEETSGGKGLYHVLDLPDEIFGKNDLIVVPDSGNPEGSLIEIAEKSILWLGFKTRGLQCHGSKPQLGNNAFSAASYLVTKLTKLRNIFDAVDPLFDPPSCTFEPTKKEANVGNINTIPGEDVFYMDCRILPQYHLDDVLNEIEKIIRKVEKKFSVTITISREQYVQSAHPTAVDAPVVVALQQAIRKVYHLNAFAGGVGAGTVAGYLRKMNYPAAVWSKSNMNAHQPDENCSIDNMLGDAKVFAHLFLQA, from the coding sequence ATGATTGATGAAAAATCCTTTGAAAAAATCTCCCGCAGAATCGACTCTTACCGCGACGACATGATCGAACTGCAAAAATCTTTAACAGCGGTTCCTGCTGTCGGTCCCGTCAATGGTGGTGACGGCGAAATGATGAAGGCACGGATGTTAAAAAATCGACTTGAAGCATTCGGTTTTACCAATTTTCATCATTACGATGCACCGGATGACAGCGTATCCGGCGGTTTACGCCCGAATTTCTTTACATCCATAGAAGGAAATAATAAATCAAGCCGCATCTGGATTATCACGCATCTTGATATTGTTCCACCTGGTGAACTTAAGCTTTGGAGCGCCGATCCTTACACAGCTTATGTCAAAGACAATCATATTTATGGCCGCGGCACCGAAGACAATCAGCAGGATATGGTGGCGTCGATTTTTGCCGCAAAAGCACTCCTGGATGAGGGGATAATCCCTTCATCATCCATCAATCTTTTCTTTGTGGCGGACGAAGAAACATCCGGCGGCAAAGGACTTTACCATGTCCTTGATTTACCTGATGAAATATTCGGCAAAAATGATTTAATCGTGGTTCCCGACTCAGGTAATCCCGAAGGTTCGCTCATTGAGATTGCGGAAAAAAGCATCCTCTGGCTGGGCTTTAAAACCAGAGGTCTTCAGTGCCACGGCAGCAAACCGCAACTGGGAAATAATGCCTTTTCTGCCGCATCTTATCTTGTTACGAAATTAACAAAGCTGCGGAATATTTTTGATGCAGTTGATCCTCTTTTTGATCCCCCCAGCTGCACGTTTGAACCCACGAAGAAAGAAGCCAATGTGGGCAATATCAACACAATTCCCGGCGAAGACGTCTTCTATATGGATTGCCGCATCCTGCCGCAATATCATCTTGACGATGTTTTGAATGAAATCGAAAAGATCATTCGAAAAGTGGAAAAGAAATTTTCGGTCACGATTACGATATCACGGGAACAGTATGTTCAGTCCGCGCACCCCACAGCAGTCGACGCTCCTGTTGTTGTCGCCCTGCAACAGGCCATTAGAAAAGTTTATCACCTGAATGCTTTTGCCGGCGGTGTTGGCGCCGGGACGGTTGCCGGCTATCTGCGCAAAATGAACTATCCGGCTGCCGTCTGGTCAAAAAGCAATATGAATGCTCATCAGCCTGATGAAAACTGTTCAATTGACAATATGTTAGGCGACGCAAAGGTCTTTGCCCACCTGTTTTTACAAGCGTAA
- a CDS encoding insulinase family protein gives MLIRNRFCLLLTLMIFFYWTGPVRAMDLENKVIKAKLNNGLTILMLERKFSPTVSLYIRHRIGAVDKVKGQSGAAHFLEHMMFKGTTTIGTKNYAAEKRLLIKIEKTGQALDNERLKQSNSNRKLIEQLSARLKQLQDEHRRYYVPNEIDRLYTENGGLGMNAATGQDVTTYFVSLPSNKIELWARIEADRLLNPVFREFYTERDVIMEERRQSVESKPDGKLYESFMHKAYAVHPYGVPILGEPQDLAYMSQAAIRHIHHQYLSPENIVIAVVGDIDPQKILKLIDQYFGRIPKSKYKPADIPAEPPQTGERKVEVLFDASPSMIIGYHKPTAPAAEDYAFDVLETILSKGRTSRLYSRLVLQMQIADSISVQNGMPATRYPNLFVIIARPRFPHTNEELQTAILAELENIKNHRVSDLEMTKAKKQLKMDYIRNLDSNSELASTLSYYELLLGDYRYFSNYISQIDKVTAVDIQKAASKYLVADNRTIAVLNKKIITNKNAGKNEK, from the coding sequence ATGTTGATACGGAATAGATTTTGTTTGTTGCTGACCTTGATGATCTTTTTTTACTGGACAGGCCCTGTGCGTGCGATGGACCTGGAAAATAAGGTCATCAAAGCCAAGCTGAATAATGGCCTGACCATTTTGATGCTGGAGCGCAAATTCAGCCCGACGGTTTCTCTCTACATCAGACATCGTATCGGGGCTGTCGATAAAGTAAAAGGACAGAGCGGGGCCGCACACTTTCTGGAACACATGATGTTTAAGGGCACGACAACCATTGGCACAAAAAATTACGCAGCGGAAAAGAGACTGCTGATAAAGATCGAAAAGACCGGTCAGGCATTGGACAATGAAAGATTGAAACAAAGCAATTCCAATCGGAAACTCATTGAGCAGCTTTCCGCTCGTTTGAAACAATTGCAGGATGAGCATCGCCGGTATTACGTTCCAAATGAAATTGACCGCCTTTACACGGAAAACGGCGGTTTAGGGATGAACGCAGCTACCGGCCAGGATGTCACAACTTACTTTGTCAGTCTGCCCTCCAATAAAATTGAACTCTGGGCGCGCATTGAGGCCGATCGTCTGCTCAATCCCGTTTTTCGTGAATTCTACACGGAACGCGATGTAATTATGGAAGAAAGAAGACAGAGCGTTGAATCCAAACCGGATGGTAAACTTTATGAATCATTTATGCACAAGGCTTATGCGGTTCATCCCTATGGCGTGCCTATTTTAGGAGAACCTCAGGACTTGGCCTATATGAGTCAGGCGGCCATACGGCATATTCATCATCAATATCTTTCACCGGAAAACATCGTTATTGCCGTGGTCGGAGACATTGATCCTCAAAAGATTCTAAAGCTCATTGATCAATACTTTGGACGAATTCCGAAATCTAAATATAAACCCGCTGATATTCCGGCTGAACCTCCGCAAACCGGAGAGCGAAAAGTGGAAGTATTGTTTGATGCCAGTCCATCGATGATCATCGGTTATCACAAACCGACCGCGCCCGCAGCCGAAGATTACGCCTTTGATGTACTGGAAACAATATTAAGCAAAGGCCGAACAAGCCGTCTCTATTCCAGATTGGTGCTGCAAATGCAAATCGCGGACAGCATCAGTGTGCAGAACGGAATGCCCGCCACAAGATATCCCAATCTGTTTGTAATAATCGCCCGTCCTCGCTTTCCTCATACAAATGAAGAACTCCAGACGGCTATTTTGGCGGAACTGGAAAACATAAAGAACCACCGCGTATCAGACCTGGAAATGACCAAGGCTAAAAAACAATTAAAAATGGATTATATCAGAAATCTGGATTCCAATTCCGAACTGGCTTCCACTCTATCTTATTATGAATTACTGCTGGGGGATTACCGATACTTTTCCAATTACATTTCACAGATTGACAAAGTAACGGCGGTTGATATTCAGAAAGCGGCATCAAAATATCTTGTGGCCGATAACCGGACTATCGCGGTGCTGAACAAAAAGATCATTACAAATAAAAATGCAGGTAAAAATGAAAAATAA
- a CDS encoding radical SAM protein: MLKGASMSKNILLINPWIYDFAAYDFWLKPLGLLYLGSLLRTNNHRISYIDCLDSHNPLMQQKSGKTPKRHAYGHGRFFRQVIDKPDCLKLLPRSYCRYGIDPDVFRTELSHYSDTDVVLVTSMMTYWYPGVFDAIKIIKDMLPGVPVILGGKYASLCPDHAISCSGADYVISGRGEKQIMEIFQKLFGEDIIFEPDVDDLDALPYPAFDLLNHIDQVPIITSLGCPYRCSYCSSHLFYKEYLRRDPAHVANEISYWQRNFGVTDFSFYDDALLVDPERMIIPLLQEVKSRKLSCRFHCPNGLHLRQIDEQLSHLLYDSGFKTIRFGFETADFRIQKETGGKVQNEELKKAVIHLKNAGYKTADIGIYLLCGTPGQKKEDVLNSINFVLECSAKPVLAEYSPIPGTKMWNEAILASPFDIQHEPLYHNNSLLSCRNEDFSYEVYSKLKAKLKMLR, from the coding sequence ATGCTAAAAGGCGCATCCATGAGTAAAAACATTCTGCTGATCAATCCTTGGATTTACGATTTTGCGGCATATGATTTCTGGTTAAAGCCTCTGGGGCTTTTATATCTGGGCAGCCTTCTGCGAACTAATAACCATCGGATTTCCTATATCGATTGCCTCGATTCCCATAATCCACTCATGCAGCAAAAAAGTGGCAAAACGCCCAAACGCCATGCTTACGGTCACGGCAGGTTCTTCCGGCAGGTTATTGACAAACCGGACTGTCTTAAATTGCTGCCACGCAGTTATTGCCGTTATGGAATTGATCCCGATGTTTTTCGCACGGAACTCAGTCATTATTCAGACACAGATGTCGTCCTTGTAACATCTATGATGACATACTGGTACCCGGGTGTTTTTGATGCCATTAAAATAATCAAAGATATGCTTCCCGGCGTACCCGTTATTCTGGGCGGTAAATATGCCTCTCTTTGCCCTGATCACGCTATATCCTGTTCCGGCGCTGATTATGTGATAAGCGGCCGCGGCGAAAAGCAGATCATGGAAATCTTCCAAAAACTTTTCGGTGAAGACATCATCTTTGAACCGGATGTTGATGATCTGGATGCCCTTCCCTACCCGGCATTTGACCTGTTAAACCATATCGATCAGGTTCCGATAATTACATCGCTTGGCTGCCCCTACCGGTGCAGTTATTGTTCGTCCCATTTATTTTATAAAGAATATTTACGGCGTGATCCTGCTCACGTGGCAAATGAAATTTCATACTGGCAAAGGAATTTTGGCGTGACGGATTTCAGTTTTTACGATGACGCGCTGCTGGTTGATCCCGAACGTATGATTATTCCATTGCTTCAGGAAGTTAAAAGCCGAAAATTGTCCTGCCGTTTTCATTGCCCGAACGGGCTTCATTTAAGGCAGATCGACGAACAATTAAGTCATCTTCTCTATGATTCCGGTTTTAAGACGATTCGCTTTGGTTTCGAAACTGCTGATTTTCGAATACAGAAAGAAACGGGTGGAAAAGTACAAAATGAAGAACTGAAGAAAGCGGTCATTCATCTGAAAAACGCCGGATACAAAACGGCTGATATCGGAATTTATCTACTGTGTGGCACTCCTGGTCAAAAAAAAGAGGATGTTTTGAACAGTATTAATTTTGTCTTAGAGTGCAGCGCAAAACCGGTGCTTGCCGAATATTCGCCGATTCCCGGTACAAAAATGTGGAATGAAGCAATCCTGGCGTCACCATTTGACATTCAGCATGAACCGCTATATCATAACAACTCACTATTGAGCTGCCGTAATGAAGATTTCAGTTATGAGGTTTACAGCAAACTCAAAGCAAAACTGAAAATGTTGCGGTAA
- a CDS encoding D-tyrosyl-tRNA(Tyr) deacylase — protein MRAVIQRVDQARVRINSQLFSSINQGVLVLLGVEKNDTEKDADYILEKTVNLRVFEDEQGKMNLSLLDISGEMLVVSQFTLLGDCIKGRRPSFIRAEEPCNANQLYEYFVHQAAPKVKKLATGKFQEMMKIELTNNGPVTILLDSRKTF, from the coding sequence ATGCGTGCAGTTATTCAGAGAGTTGACCAAGCTCGTGTCAGAATAAATTCTCAATTATTTTCCTCCATTAATCAAGGGGTATTGGTATTGCTGGGGGTAGAAAAAAACGATACGGAGAAAGACGCGGATTATATTCTGGAAAAAACGGTCAATTTACGCGTTTTTGAAGATGAGCAGGGTAAAATGAATCTCTCCCTTCTTGATATTTCAGGTGAAATGCTGGTAGTATCACAATTTACTCTGCTGGGAGACTGCATCAAGGGACGCAGGCCTTCATTTATACGCGCTGAAGAACCGTGCAATGCTAATCAATTGTATGAATATTTTGTTCATCAGGCTGCTCCCAAAGTCAAGAAACTGGCAACCGGCAAGTTTCAGGAAATGATGAAAATTGAATTAACCAATAATGGTCCGGTAACAATATTACTCGACAGTAGAAAAACATTTTAA
- a CDS encoding IMP dehydrogenase translates to MLDDVVKESLTFDDLLLVPAASDVLPRDVNTATLLTKTIPLNIPIVSAAMDTVTESRTAICMAQEGGIGFIHRNMSIERQAIEVDRVKKSESGMVVDPITIEPERKVSDALALMHQYSISGVPVVKNEKLVGILTNRDLRFEENLNQPVENVMTRENLVTVTSSISLEESKKLLHKHRIEKLLVVDDEYRLKGLITIKDIEKIRRYPNACKDSLGRLRVGAAVGIIDREQRIEALLAAGVDVIAIDTSHGHSSGVIDAIKSTKANFPKCQLIAGNVATSEGAKALIDAGVDAVKVGVGPGSICTTRIVAGVGVAQMSAIRDAFKIASKNGIPVIADGGIKYSGDIVKALGCGANAIMIGGLFAGTEESPGETILFQGRSYKVYRGMGSLEAMKMGSRDRYYQDDIEAPSKTVPEGIEGRVPFRGSLSASIVQLIGGLKAGMGYVGCKTIPELIEKSRFVRITSAGLRESHVHDVIITKEAPNYWID, encoded by the coding sequence ATGCTAGACGATGTAGTAAAAGAATCCTTAACTTTTGACGATCTGCTTTTAGTACCCGCAGCGTCAGATGTGCTGCCGCGCGATGTTAATACGGCAACGCTTCTGACCAAAACTATTCCTCTGAATATTCCGATTGTGTCGGCGGCGATGGATACGGTAACGGAATCGCGCACCGCCATCTGCATGGCTCAGGAAGGCGGCATCGGTTTTATCCATCGTAATATGAGCATTGAACGACAGGCTATCGAGGTGGACCGGGTCAAAAAATCGGAAAGCGGTATGGTTGTGGATCCGATCACCATTGAACCTGAACGTAAAGTCAGTGATGCACTGGCTTTGATGCATCAGTATTCCATTTCCGGCGTGCCGGTTGTTAAAAATGAAAAACTGGTTGGTATTTTAACCAATCGTGATTTGCGTTTCGAGGAAAATCTGAACCAACCGGTGGAAAATGTCATGACCAGAGAAAACCTGGTTACTGTAACATCAAGCATTTCGCTTGAGGAGTCAAAAAAACTTCTTCACAAACACCGGATTGAAAAACTCCTGGTCGTCGATGATGAATATCGTTTGAAAGGCTTGATCACCATCAAGGATATCGAGAAAATAAGACGCTATCCGAATGCCTGCAAAGACTCCCTCGGGCGATTGCGGGTTGGAGCGGCTGTGGGCATCATCGACCGTGAACAACGTATTGAAGCATTATTGGCGGCTGGTGTAGACGTGATTGCGATTGATACCTCCCACGGGCATTCATCTGGTGTGATCGATGCTATTAAATCAACAAAGGCCAATTTCCCCAAATGTCAGTTGATAGCGGGAAATGTAGCGACATCGGAAGGCGCCAAAGCGCTTATCGATGCTGGTGTCGATGCGGTTAAAGTCGGCGTCGGTCCCGGCTCCATTTGCACAACCAGAATCGTTGCCGGTGTGGGGGTCGCACAAATGTCCGCCATCCGCGATGCGTTTAAAATTGCTTCCAAGAATGGTATACCGGTAATAGCCGACGGCGGAATCAAATATTCCGGCGATATTGTTAAAGCCCTGGGCTGTGGCGCAAATGCCATTATGATCGGTGGTTTATTTGCCGGAACAGAAGAAAGCCCCGGTGAAACAATTTTATTCCAGGGTCGCAGCTACAAGGTCTATCGTGGCATGGGATCGCTCGAAGCCATGAAAATGGGCAGCCGGGATCGTTATTACCAGGATGATATCGAAGCTCCGTCCAAAACCGTTCCGGAAGGGATCGAGGGCAGGGTGCCATTCCGAGGATCCTTGTCCGCCAGTATCGTCCAGCTTATCGGCGGTTTGAAAGCAGGCATGGGGTATGTCGGATGTAAAACCATTCCAGAACTCATTGAAAAATCACGTTTTGTGCGCATCACTTCAGCCGGATTGAGGGAAAGTCATGTTCATGATGTCATCATCACCAAGGAAGCGCCCAATTACTGGATCGATTAG
- a CDS encoding DNA polymerase III subunit alpha, with amino-acid sequence MKHSNFVHLHVHTQYSLLDGMIRLDDLFKKAKEYAMPAMAITDHGNMFGAIDFYKQAYANGIKPIIGCELYVAPRSRFDKTTSSIGEATRHLVVLVKNMQGYKNLMKLTSAAHIEGFYYRPRVDKELLKQCSAGLIASSACLHGEIASHIVRGNMDEARKSALEYREIFGEDNFFLEIMENGISDQKIANQGLIELSRELSIPLIATNDCHYLNADHAEAHNILLCIQTGKTIEDNDRMSMTSDQFYVKSPEEMQTLFAATPEAITNTVRIAERCNLNFEFGKFYLPKFEVKNPEETLEEYLDRKSLEGLEKLLPIIMKYQKEDKDAVREKYFKRLRLELEIIKKMGFAGYFLIVSDFIKHAKHNDVPVGPGRGSAAGSLVAYAIRITDIDPLRYGLFFERFLNPDRISMPDIDIDFCQERRGEIIKYVTEKYGKDKVTQICTFGKMMAKGVIRDVGRAMNIPYGEVDRIAKLVPSGVLNIKLEEAFKMEPRFAEEQKKNPQIAKLMSLSLILEGLNRHSSIHAAGVVISDVPLVERVPLFSPKDDIVSQYSMKDIEAVGMTKFDFLGLKTLTVIRNAINFIKESHGIDIDINDLPLDDKETYKLLMKGDTDGVFQLESSGMKDIMVNMKPDCIEDVMALLAIYRPGPMKMVPEFIARKQGKTKIVYDLPQLEPILKETYGIILYQEQVMQIANVIGGYTMAQADTLRKMMGKKQVSAMEKEKPKFLEGAKKQKINENKAKTIWEQMETFAEYGFNKSHSAAYSIITYQTAYLKAHYPVAFMAALLTSEKDNRDKIIKHMTNCKEMGINILPPDINESQKDFSVSGDNIRFGLAAVKNVGESAIESIIAMGKESKFISFMDFLSRVDLRKVNKRVIESLIKCGAFDSLGYYRRQLMECCEEAMEEAQRKQKELLSNQASFFETLDNAGSSLENGAVSYRIPDIPEWDHKELLSIEKETLGFYITGHPLHGYAEKLKFITNVNASSIGSKQDKDTITIAGVISTLTERLTRKKDIMCNIILEDLQGSVSIIFWADVYKKFYELLHADEPVVISGTIDVGDESLKIIAQDVISLAKALENPYKQVRFIIDADKVPPENIKSLHDTVKKYSGKYDAYIHILNGKSETIVRLGEENRIDICDRLQREADVILGNGSTVYC; translated from the coding sequence ATGAAACACTCAAATTTCGTCCATCTGCACGTTCATACGCAATACAGTCTTCTCGACGGTATGATCCGTCTGGATGATCTCTTTAAAAAGGCTAAAGAGTACGCAATGCCAGCTATGGCTATTACCGACCATGGCAACATGTTCGGCGCGATTGATTTCTATAAACAGGCCTATGCCAATGGTATCAAACCTATTATCGGTTGCGAACTCTACGTCGCGCCGCGGAGCCGTTTTGATAAAACGACATCATCCATCGGCGAAGCAACGCGTCACTTAGTCGTCCTCGTTAAGAACATGCAGGGTTATAAAAATCTGATGAAGCTGACCTCTGCCGCGCATATCGAAGGTTTTTATTACCGCCCCCGCGTAGATAAAGAATTACTTAAACAATGTTCCGCAGGCCTGATTGCCTCAAGTGCCTGTCTGCACGGAGAAATAGCATCCCATATCGTCCGGGGCAATATGGACGAAGCCAGGAAATCCGCCCTTGAATATCGGGAAATTTTCGGTGAAGACAATTTCTTCCTGGAAATTATGGAAAACGGTATTTCCGATCAGAAAATCGCTAATCAGGGTTTAATTGAACTGAGCAGAGAACTGTCCATTCCGCTTATCGCCACTAATGACTGTCATTATTTGAATGCCGACCATGCCGAGGCACACAATATCCTTTTGTGCATCCAGACAGGGAAAACAATTGAAGACAATGACCGAATGTCAATGACATCTGATCAATTTTATGTCAAATCCCCGGAGGAGATGCAGACACTTTTTGCCGCTACGCCGGAGGCGATAACAAACACAGTGAGAATCGCTGAACGCTGTAATCTGAATTTTGAATTTGGTAAGTTTTATCTGCCGAAATTCGAAGTTAAAAACCCCGAGGAAACGCTTGAAGAATATCTGGACCGTAAATCATTAGAAGGGCTGGAAAAACTTCTGCCGATTATCATGAAGTATCAAAAAGAGGACAAGGACGCTGTCCGCGAGAAATATTTCAAGCGTTTGCGTTTAGAGTTGGAAATCATCAAGAAAATGGGATTTGCCGGCTATTTCCTGATCGTTTCGGATTTTATCAAACACGCCAAGCATAATGACGTTCCCGTCGGGCCAGGACGCGGTTCAGCCGCAGGCAGTCTGGTAGCTTATGCCATTCGCATTACCGACATTGATCCCCTTCGCTATGGCCTCTTTTTTGAACGATTTCTGAATCCGGACCGCATCAGCATGCCCGATATTGATATTGATTTCTGTCAGGAACGCCGTGGGGAAATTATCAAATATGTTACGGAAAAATATGGCAAAGATAAAGTTACGCAAATCTGTACCTTTGGAAAAATGATGGCTAAAGGCGTGATTCGGGATGTAGGGCGCGCCATGAATATTCCCTATGGCGAAGTTGACCGTATTGCGAAACTTGTTCCTTCCGGTGTCTTAAATATTAAGCTGGAAGAAGCTTTTAAGATGGAGCCTCGTTTTGCAGAAGAGCAGAAAAAGAATCCACAGATTGCCAAACTGATGTCATTGTCTCTTATTCTTGAAGGGCTTAATCGTCATTCATCAATTCATGCTGCCGGTGTTGTGATCTCAGATGTACCCTTGGTCGAAAGGGTACCGCTATTTTCACCGAAAGACGATATCGTCTCCCAATATTCCATGAAGGATATTGAAGCAGTCGGCATGACCAAATTTGACTTTCTGGGCCTCAAAACCCTGACCGTGATCAGAAATGCCATAAATTTCATCAAGGAATCACATGGAATAGATATTGACATTAATGATTTACCTCTTGATGATAAAGAAACATATAAGCTCTTGATGAAGGGTGATACAGACGGTGTCTTCCAATTAGAAAGTTCCGGCATGAAGGACATTATGGTCAACATGAAACCGGATTGCATTGAAGACGTCATGGCGTTACTCGCTATTTATCGTCCCGGCCCAATGAAAATGGTTCCTGAATTTATCGCACGAAAGCAGGGAAAAACAAAAATTGTCTATGATCTTCCCCAACTGGAACCGATTCTGAAAGAGACATATGGGATCATCCTGTATCAGGAACAGGTCATGCAGATTGCCAATGTGATAGGCGGTTACACAATGGCGCAGGCCGATACGTTGCGCAAAATGATGGGGAAAAAACAGGTTTCGGCCATGGAAAAGGAGAAACCAAAGTTTCTCGAAGGCGCGAAAAAACAAAAGATTAATGAAAACAAAGCTAAAACCATCTGGGAGCAGATGGAGACTTTTGCTGAATACGGTTTTAACAAATCGCACAGTGCCGCTTATTCCATTATCACATATCAGACGGCTTATCTGAAAGCTCATTATCCGGTTGCTTTTATGGCGGCGCTATTGACCAGTGAAAAAGACAATCGTGACAAGATTATCAAGCACATGACCAACTGCAAAGAAATGGGAATTAATATTCTGCCCCCAGATATTAACGAATCGCAAAAAGATTTCAGTGTATCCGGAGACAATATCCGTTTCGGACTGGCCGCTGTAAAAAATGTCGGTGAATCGGCGATTGAATCGATCATCGCCATGGGTAAAGAGTCGAAATTTATCTCTTTCATGGATTTTTTAAGCCGTGTTGATTTACGTAAAGTCAATAAAAGAGTCATTGAAAGCCTGATTAAATGCGGTGCTTTTGACAGCCTGGGCTATTACCGTCGCCAACTCATGGAGTGTTGTGAGGAAGCAATGGAAGAGGCACAACGTAAACAAAAAGAATTACTAAGTAATCAGGCAAGTTTCTTCGAGACATTGGACAACGCCGGATCTTCCCTGGAAAATGGCGCGGTCTCTTATCGTATACCCGATATTCCCGAATGGGATCACAAAGAGTTATTATCTATCGAAAAAGAAACTTTGGGATTTTATATTACCGGCCATCCTTTACATGGGTATGCAGAGAAATTAAAATTCATTACCAATGTTAATGCCAGTTCAATTGGTTCTAAACAGGACAAAGACACCATAACCATCGCTGGCGTGATCAGTACACTTACTGAGAGGCTGACCAGAAAAAAAGATATCATGTGTAATATCATTCTGGAAGATTTGCAGGGTTCAGTCAGTATAATCTTCTGGGCAGATGTTTATAAGAAATTTTACGAGTTACTCCATGCAGATGAGCCAGTTGTTATTTCAGGGACTATCGATGTCGGTGATGAATCACTTAAGATAATTGCTCAAGATGTTATTTCCCTGGCTAAAGCTCTGGAGAATCCCTATAAACAGGTTCGTTTTATAATCGATGCCGATAAAGTGCCTCCGGAAAACATAAAATCTCTTCATGACACGGTAAAGAAATACAGTGGAAAATACGATGCTTACATTCATATTCTTAATGGAAAAAGTGAAACAATAGTGAGGCTCGGAGAAGAGAATAGAATCGATATCTGTGACCGTCTGCAACGTGAAGCGGACGTAATTCTGGGGAATGGATCTACGGTTTATTGTTAA
- a CDS encoding thioesterase → MALEYTEIIKERSPFIKLLGVEVLKLENGNCQLSLKIKENFLNVHKNVHGGVIYSMADISMGVAVYSTIKKDEEAATIEIKINYLKPSKGKKLLCDANIIQKGKNIAVLEAEIKEDEKIVAKAIGTFSIFKQKVIK, encoded by the coding sequence ATGGCATTAGAGTATACTGAAATAATAAAAGAACGCAGTCCATTTATTAAACTTCTAGGTGTGGAGGTATTGAAACTGGAAAATGGAAACTGTCAATTATCTTTGAAAATAAAAGAGAATTTTCTTAATGTCCATAAAAATGTCCACGGTGGCGTTATTTATTCGATGGCCGACATCAGTATGGGTGTCGCTGTCTATTCCACAATAAAAAAAGATGAAGAAGCTGCAACTATTGAAATCAAAATAAATTATTTAAAACCGTCAAAAGGCAAAAAACTTTTATGTGACGCAAATATTATCCAAAAAGGGAAAAATATTGCCGTACTGGAAGCGGAAATAAAAGAAGATGAAAAGATCGTTGCCAAGGCAATTGGAACTTTTTCAATTTTTAAACAAAAAGTGATTAAATAA
- a CDS encoding integrase, producing the protein MAEDYYQVLGVDKKASADEIKKAYRKLAVKWHPDKNPNNKAAAEEKFKKISEAYAVLSDEKKREQYDQFGSTDQFRQQYSQEDIFRNFDLDEILRSFGFGGGRGAGRTTFRTGGRRGGPQQDYDDPFASIFGGMGGGGRQDANMPQKGQDAEYNLSISLEESVFGADKKISLQMENRIEDISVKIPSGISTGKKLRLPGKGLTGYNGGPNGDLYLNINVMPHPIFARDGNDLYIEKTIKFTQAALGTTIDVPTLDGTSKRLKIAPGTQNNTKIRMKGFGVPGLKGGLKGDQYIKINVEVPKKLTDKQIKIIEQLAEDGI; encoded by the coding sequence ATGGCAGAAGACTACTATCAGGTTTTGGGCGTCGATAAAAAGGCATCCGCCGATGAGATAAAAAAGGCATATCGTAAACTGGCCGTTAAATGGCATCCCGATAAAAATCCTAATAATAAAGCGGCAGCTGAAGAAAAATTTAAAAAGATAAGCGAAGCTTACGCTGTTTTGAGTGATGAGAAAAAGCGTGAACAATATGATCAATTTGGTTCTACTGATCAGTTTCGTCAACAGTATTCACAGGAAGACATTTTTCGCAATTTTGACCTGGATGAAATATTGCGTAGCTTTGGTTTTGGAGGCGGAAGAGGGGCAGGGAGAACAACTTTTCGCACAGGCGGCAGAAGAGGCGGCCCGCAGCAAGATTATGACGATCCCTTCGCCAGTATATTCGGTGGTATGGGCGGCGGTGGCCGACAGGATGCAAATATGCCGCAAAAAGGACAGGATGCAGAATACAATCTATCGATATCATTAGAAGAATCTGTTTTTGGTGCTGATAAAAAGATCTCACTGCAAATGGAAAATCGTATTGAAGATATCAGTGTGAAAATACCTTCCGGAATAAGCACCGGTAAGAAACTGAGACTGCCCGGAAAAGGATTGACAGGCTACAATGGTGGTCCAAATGGTGATTTGTATCTAAATATTAATGTAATGCCCCATCCGATCTTCGCCAGAGATGGCAATGATCTTTATATCGAAAAGACAATAAAATTTACTCAGGCTGCGTTGGGTACTACTATAGATGTTCCGACATTGGATGGCACATCAAAAAGATTGAAGATTGCTCCCGGCACGCAAAACAATACCAAAATCAGAATGAAAGGTTTTGGAGTTCCCGGACTCAAAGGTGGACTTAAAGGCGATCAATATATAAAAATTAATGTAGAGGTTCCTAAGAAACTTACGGATAAACAAATAAAGATAATTGAACAACTCGCGGAAGATGGAATTTAA